A genomic region of Cannabis sativa cultivar Pink pepper isolate KNU-18-1 chromosome 1, ASM2916894v1, whole genome shotgun sequence contains the following coding sequences:
- the LOC133033767 gene encoding uncharacterized protein LOC133033767, which translates to MKPIRRKNNVSREISISCTKKIQKQSKSDPKFTDDETSLPINSTKTIDWLPNDLIVDILAHVATISISDFFNAKLSWKLFNKLAKDNDHYIYNKLSLDELSCHPWDLYMSEEATTLFTKCLNSQNSEAMYRLGVTEYLNFHKKKKSGIELLEKAANAGHLGASYFMGIILICKEEDESDDETKQSGIRHGIQLLGRVKTSAQMRECREKLKHIAQKLWLTQNHNFLIPKLFQCQFPNRKRKSWPLLDDYSHSLCCNTCRFNYEIVYVCNLIVGTSLFSCQTCQQ; encoded by the exons ATGAAGCCGATAAGGAGAAAAAATAATGTCTCAAGAGAAATCAGTATTTCTTGTACAAAGAAAATTCAGAAACAAAGCAAGAGTGACCCAAAATTTACAGATGATGAGACTAGTCTTCCAATAAATTCAACAAAGACTATTGATTGGCTTCCCAATGATTTAATTGTGGATATACTAGCTCATGTTGCTACCATatcaatttctgattttttcaaTGCTAAATTAAG TTGGAAATTGTTTAATAAATTAGCCAAAGATAATGATcactatatttataataaactaTCACTTGATGAGCTTTCTTGTCACCCATGGGATTTGTACATGTCCGAGGAAGCAACTACCCTCTTCACGAAATGCCTCAACAGTCAAAATTCAGAAGCCATGTATCGATTAGGGGTG aCTGAATACTTGAATTTTCACAAGAAAAAGAAGTCTGGTATAGAACTGTTAGAAAAAGCTGCCAATGCAGGTCATCTTGGAGCTTCTTATTTTATGGGTATCATCTTAATTtgtaaagaagaagatgaaagtGATGATGAAACAAAGCAAAGTGGTATTAGGCATGGAATACAATTGTTGGGTCGTGTTAAAACAAGTGCCCAAATGAGAGAATGCCGAGAGAAATTGAAGCATATAGCTCAAAAATTATGGCTTACTCaaaatcataactttctcaTTCCAAAGTTATTTCAGTGCCAATTTCCAAACCGAAAACGAAAGTCGTGGCCTTTGTTGGATGATTATTCGCATTCGTTATGTTGCAACACATGCCGATTTAACTATGAAATTGTTTATGTTTGCAATTTAATAGTTGGTACTTCTTTGTTTTCATGTCAAACTTGTCAacaataa
- the LOC133033773 gene encoding putative RING-H2 finger protein ATL50: MAVVSRRYVRLSFDDTPYIPNFTRHDGIKFIVFHVRLSHTIIDYSENLLLPTTTTTKTHYLDQRSFLIMHDTLTQIVLMGSNLELPFIDLATPHISTFALRNLEANPNSLYVAVSINIHTITARFPTPLQQQQQDEDVLDRSFREALDTVQTVPATQDSIRALQDLSDDDDGLSSETCSICLEKISSFGDCRSKGVEMPCSHVFHKDCIVQWLEISHLCPLCRYPMPTTTSSSS, from the coding sequence ATGGCGGTTGTTAGTCGTCGCTACGTGAGGTTGAGTTTTGATGATACTCcttatattcctaattttactCGTCATGATGGTATCAAATTTATAGTCTTTCATGTACGCTTAAGCCACACAATCATCGACTACTCTGAGAATTTATTATTACCAACTACCACTACTACTAAGACACATTACCTTGACCAAAGAAGCTTCTTGATAATGCATGACACCCTCACTCAAATCGTTCTCATGGGGTCGAATTTAGAGCTCCCCTTCATCGATCTCGCTACCCCCCACATATCAACTTTTGCGTTGCGCAATTTAGAAGCCAACCCCAACTCCCTCTATGTCGCTGTATCTATCAATATCCATACCATAACTGCACGCTTTCCTACTCCTCTTCAGCAACAGCAGCAAGACGAGGATGTACTTGACCGTAGCTTCAGAGAGGCGCTTGACACTGTTCAGACTGTCCCTGCCACGCAAGACTCCATTCGCGCCCTTCAAGACTTAAGCGATGATGACGACGGTTTGAGTAGCGAGACTTGCAGTATCTGTTTGGAGAAGATTTCATCTTTTGGTGATTGTAGAAGCAAAGGGGTAGAGATGCCTTGTTCTCATGTGTTTCACAAGGATTGCATTGTTCAATGGCTCGAAATTAGCCACTTGTGCCCTTTGTGCCGCTACCCAATGCCTACCAccacttcttcttcatcttga